From Triticum aestivum cultivar Chinese Spring chromosome 7B, IWGSC CS RefSeq v2.1, whole genome shotgun sequence:
aactatcgcatatcaaataccggtacacctccaaacacaaacacatatgcaacaccacaaacatatgcaacaccacgaacatacatagatctagctaggccgtaaaaagtgcatgtgcacattgttgtaaggagaacaacctaaatatagcttccccccttacttacctattaaaacaaggtaatttaaccacttaatttgaatgaatctatggtggaaatgaggtgaaaaagaggaggcacccgagacaaggaggaggtggagagaatgaagtggggagaaagtgagtgtgtgggtaggagaggctgtcccaaatatcttgttgctgcccacttactaatggcgcacctcttccatgatgcgccattagtagttacaactactaatggcgcacttaagcaggatgcgccattagtatgtttggataggcgcactagttcaaaaaaaattctatactaatggcgcacccactgcctggtgcgccattagtagttacaactactaatggcgcacttgggcaagatgcgccattagtatgtttggataggcgcactagttcaaaaaaaaaattctatactaatggcgcacctgctgcctggtgcgccattagtagttacaactactaatggcgcactttgcccggatgcgccattagtatgtttggacaggcgcactagttaaaaaaaaaatttgatactaatggcgcacccgtagcatggtgcgccattagtagtttaaactctaatggcgcatcagattgtggtgcgccattagtatatactaatggcgcaccatctttctggtgcgccattagtgtcaatcccatctatagcccttttcctagtagtggaatagtatacggggttgcttgaatcctcgacatcgtggttcatccgatgagatcatcgaggagtatgtgggagacaacatgggtatccatatcccgctgttggttattgatcggagagccgtctcggtcatgtctgcatgtcacccaaacccgtagggtctacacacttaaggttcggtgacactagggttatacgaatatgagtatgcagcaaaccgaatgttgttcggagtcgcggatgagatcccggacgtcacgaggagtttcggaatggcccggaggtaaagaattatatataggaagtgatgtttcggccatcgggaaagtttcggggtcacccggtattgtaccgggaccaccggaagggtcccgggggtccaccgggtggggccacctatcccggagggccccgtgggctgaagtgggaggggaaccagcccctagtgggctggtgcgccctcccttgggcctcccctgcgcctggggttggaaaccctagggggggaggcgcaccacttgccttggggggcactccaccccccctggccaccggcccccttgggagattggatctccagggccagcgcccccccctgggggcctatataaaggaggggggagggagggcagccgcaccctgagtcttggtgcctcccttcccctgctacacctcttcctcctcccgcggtagcttggtgaagccctgccggagtcctgctgcatccaccaccacgccgtcgtgctgctggatcttcatcaacctctccttcccccttgctagatcaagaggaggagacgtcacgctgaccgtacgtgtgttgaacgcggaggtgccgtccgttcggcgctaggatctccggtgataggatcacgacgagaacgactacctcaaccccgttcttttgaacgcttccgctcgcgatctacaaaatggtatgtagatgcatctctcctttcactcgttgcttcgatgaactcatagatggatcttggtgaaaccgtaggaaattttttattttctgcaacgttcccctacaCGAATGTATAGGGTCAGTTTGAGGATCCCGACTAGGTCACGGTTTTATGATCGGTCACTGACCGGGTTGTCCATCTGGATGTAGGGGGGAGCCGGACTGCACGTAGATGCTCTCAGTGGATACGAGCACAATGAGGACACACCGGGTCTCTGGATAGGTAGGATGAACATAACTAACaccaacacacacaaaaaaacatgcTGACAAAGGGCAAAGTCATACAATACCAAAGTTATGCCTAACCGATGAAAGGGAAAAATCTCCAAAGTGATCAACAAAATATAACAGTGATCATATCCACCCAACCATCTCTAACATCACAAGGACAGCGGTATTGTTCAACATCAACgacttcaagaagggaacgaccctCAAGCGTCGTCATCACCAGATCCAACTATAAGAGGATAGATTCTAGGGTTTCACCCTGAAGAACAAGTACGAGCATACCCGatcaatgccttcaacaaggtaaatTTATGATTGTGTGGATTATTGATATGGTCATTAAATTTTTTTCGAGTGTCTTTATTTTAATTGTCTCTTTTCTTTCACCAAGACAAAAAGTATAGTTATTTTTCTTCCTCAAAACAAGATATCAATCACAAAAGAAGTCAACTACATATTTTCAAATAGAGTAGAGGCACAAGAGAAATGGAGATTAAAATTGCATTAGAAGTGTAGAAGCACAAGTATGTGAAgaaagatagagagaatatgataACGAATTGGAGGTTCATGGGCCCGTCTCACCAAGGATGTGTTCCGAGTCATATCACCTCGGGTGGTCTAAGATTCTCACCTATGTAATGAGTACAAATGACTCAACAAAATCTACAAGATTTGTTTAGTTCGTTTGGGATTCTATAGTTTTTTTATTGGAGTTTTGGAGGACATTTATGTGCAAGAGGTGGTGCCAAAGATGACGATAAATgtcctttatttattttttgtatcATGGATCTTTATTGGTTCAATGTGTTTTAGTTTATTCAACATGGTTTACTATGGCTAACTAAAGTTGGATGGCTtgctaaagaaaaccaaaaaaatagcgACTTCTTGTCGAATATTAATGCGGCGTGGATTTTATGATCTACTCGAGGTCCTAGAAGACACTAGAGAGAAGGGTGGTGCCCTAAGGGACCCGATGGCAATGAAGGTGATGCAGTGGTTTTACCCACGTTCAAGCCCCTGAATGGGGAAAGTTATACTTCATGCTTATCCATCTTTATTCAACCATGAGGGAATTGCAATGATGTAGACAGGGGCGGAGCTGGAGCTAAAGTCACCATGATGTACCATTTAAACATGATGTAAATTTTTTAACCAACAATGTACTAAATTTGCACATAGGCCATCAAACATAATAGAAAATTGTGTTTGCTATTTGTACGTCGCCTGAAAATGGtgcatgcaccattcaaatcctTAGGAGAAGAAGACGGTGAGGCGCAGTGCTCTGAGGATAACAGGTTGGCTGCGGCATCCTTGGCGAGCCTCGTCCGAAACTTGTTGGAGATGGGTACACTGCGTCTTGGTGCGACATCATCGGCGGAACAAAGTCAGGGGGTTGACGATTTGAGTGTGGTGCAGGGTTACTAAAGCCAGAAAAAGAGGGGGCTTAGAGGGATGAGTAGAGGCAGTGACAGACCGATGAAGGAAGTGGCTTGGGAAAGATGGGCCGGCGAGGTGGCATTGTTAGTTCGACATCGACCACACGAGTGCTGGAAGATGGCGGTTCGATCGACGATGACATTGGTTTCGCATGCCATCGTGTGGATTCCAATCTGGTGTTACCTCCAACAACAACAAAGTTCATCAACGAGTAGACACAAGCCTCCTCAAGTCACCGTCTCGGTTGCCCTCCTCTCTCCCATCCGCAGCCTCGTCGACGGCACGCTTGTGGGAGTCTCTTTCAATTTTTTTAATTCTACTATGTGCTTGTTTCCTCTAGGTATTGGTTTTGGTGGCATGGCGAGGTGGCGAAAATGATGTCACGTTGTAGTCATGTCTCTCAGGACTTTCCCTACCTCGTCAACGCCTGATCCGACAGCAAAGAAGGGCCTGTGAGGGTAGGTGTTGCCGTATATGTTGGCTCTCTTTGGATTTTGTGTCAGTAGAGGAAAACAATTGGTTAGATCGATTTTGGCATTTTTTttcaatttgtttgttcacatggTCCAATTTCTCCAACCCTTTGGATCTGTGGTGAAGAATTGGAAGCATGTGTTGCATAGTGTGATGCTTCAACTAGTGTTTATTCGATAATTTCTATATCTCATTTCATGCGGCAAGGGGCTATTGCAGGTTTTAATGCCTGGTTGAGAACATTTGCAGGTGCCCCTTtcctttgttttctctttttttgcaggTGCTCTTTCCTTCGTTGTCGATTCAATGTAATTTTCAATCTCCGGTGGGCGGTGTACTATTGGTGAAGATGACAAATATAATTTTTAGTGCAATTTTATTtttactagtagtagtttagaccGGTTATACTAAAGTTTTCTGTGACAAATGCTCTTCGGTGTCTTTTCTAAAAAGAAGTTCATCAACGAGTAAACAGCTAGCGTCTTTGCTTTCCTAGTCCATGTACTATGACTTTCGAGGGAAATCAACCTGAATCATAGGCATGCGTGATGTTCCTTACTAGTGCAAAATAAAAACATCTGGTCTTGCATATAAATATTGATTACAACTTGGCATCCTTTCTCGCGCGGAGCAAAATGAATCCCATACCACTTGCAAAGACAGACTGAAGATACTACGAGTTGTGAAACAAACAGGCGCTTTGTTTGCCATCAGGACATCAGGAGAACCTGATTTACCTGAAATGCGCGATGAAACGGATCCAACTCCAAGCGATCAAACCAGTGAACTAATCATCAATCAGCACGACCTGGGGCGGCTTGGTCTCTGTGGCGCCACACGCACCATGTCGTCCTCCGTGCGGTGCACCCTCCAGTGCGCGCTGCTCTAGACGCTGTAGCATGCGCTGCTCCGCCGCCTTGCTGCTCTCCAGCTGTGCCTTCACCTTCTGCAGCTCCTCCTCGGCCGACCGTTTGACCGTGGCGAGCTCGGCCTTTGCCTTCTCCCGGTCTTCTTCTGCTGCCCGTTTCCACACCACGAGCTCGGCCTTTGCCTTCTCCCGGTCCGCTTCTGCCTCACGCTTCGACTCCACGAGCTCGGCCTTTGTCTTCTCTAGCTGTTCCCGCAATGCTGCGTTGTCAAGCTCCGCCGACTCCAGTTTCTTGTCCACATCCACAGCATACCCCAAAGAGAACGTTACGTAATTCAAGGCCTGCGCATTGGCAGTGTGATCATTCTACTACTATATGCACCTATGTGTGAACGATTCGTTGCAACATTCCACAGCGTACCTCGAGCGTGGCCAGAAAGCCAGATGCAACGACATCTGAAGGCTCCTTGGCTGCGAACAAGCGCTCTTGGGACGCCGTGAGACCCTGCAGCAGCTCCTGTGCGGCCTTCCAGTCGATGCTGTTGTTGGAGAAGTGCAGTGGCGGTGCCGAACACATTCCGGCAGGCGACGAGCAGccatggcccatgggcagcatgaGAGGTGTTCAATACCGCTGTAGGATGCAGACCCTCGACCTCTTTGCTGCTGGCTTCGTTCAGACGCCTTTTCTTGGCTGGCATACATTTTCCCTTCTCTACCTGTTCGGAGGCTTGAGCAACTTTCGTGTCGGCCACCATGGTGTACATGAAGTCGAGAATGGAGGAATCCATCTCTGGTAGAGAATAAGATTAACATCCTTCATTGGACAAAAAAATCATGAGCACAAAAGGAGATTTTGGTGTTTACCTTTAGAATGGGTGGTTGTAGGCACTGAAGGAATGGTCATGGCCGATGGTAGAGGTGCACTAGATATCTTAACAGCGGTAGGTTTATTGTAAGAAAGATAGACATTGAGATCAACAGGAGCAGCACTATGAGCATGCAACAGCTCCGCCGCCAATTTATTCTCCTTAGGACTGAGGGCTAGCTCCCTTAAAGCGCTTTGAGGGGGCTCACCCCACTCCACGGGGCAAGGCCATGACGTTGGCGAGAGGAGAAAAAAGAAGCCACGCTTCCAATCCTTGATGTAATGCGGAAACCCCGTGAAACGCAGGTTCTTCTTCGCTCGAAAAAGGTACCATCCATTTCCATGAACGACAATGGAGAAGAAGTGCAGGAAGACGGCCAACGATGGCTCCGCGCG
This genomic window contains:
- the LOC123161721 gene encoding ribonuclease Y-like, whose translation is MLPMGHGCSSPAGMCSAPPLHFSNNSIDWKAAQELLQGLTASQERLFAAKEPSDVVASGFLATLEALNYVTFSLGYAVDVDKKLESAELDNAALREQLEKTKAELVESKREAEADREKAKAELVVWKRAAEEDREKAKAELATVKRSAEEELQKVKAQLESSKAAEQRMLQRLEQRALEGAPHGGRHGACGATETKPPQVVLIDD